Part of the Halorubrum lacusprofundi ATCC 49239 genome, CTTTCGTCGCCTTCCAGCCACGCTCAAGCAGGTCTTGGCCGTCATCGGAGTTGACGGGGGCTGCAGTCGGCAACTCACCCCATCGCGCCTTCCCCGCAACGGACGTATCCTCCTCGTCGAACGTCACGTGGTAGTCGAAGACGGCGCCAGCGTGTGGGTCCGCGCCGACCAGGCGGTCGAACACCGTCTTTCCGGTGGATAGTGCTTCGTCTTCTGTCGATGCTTCTACCAGACTGTAAATGACCATGTGCATCTCGAACACCTCGAAGCGCCGACGCACCGGGAGTCGTTGCTCGCTCGCTCCTGCTGCGCCGGCACCCATCGCCGGCGCTCGAAAAACCCTAATCTAGCGGTCGATTCTTAGGACACGTTCGCTCGGTCGACTGTGATGGTCAGGTTTCCGGACTCGTAGTCAGCTTCGAAGTCGATGGTGAACGCATCCGAGTCGTACGCGGCGTGGTAGGCGCGGTGACGTTTGAGCGAGCCGGTCGCCTTGAAGTGGAAGAACGCAGCCGCCGTGTAGGGCTTGCTCTGCGTCTCGACTTGCGTTTCGACTGACGCCGGAAGTGCGATCTGTGGCGTGTCCGTGTCAATACTCGCAGCGAACTCCTTCGCTTCCTCGACGGTCGCTTGCGAATGTGCCGGTGTCTCGCCGGTCAACACGTTTACCGGTGTTTCCGTGCCGTCGGTAAACAGGACGTCTTTGAAGATGTGTGTCCCGAGGATCGCGTCGGGGTCTAACTCGCAATCGTCGAATGGATCGTCGTCTGGTTTCTCGGACATCAAATCACGAGCCTACAGAGGGGCTCGGTTCTCTCCGCCCCTGAAAAACAGCAACTGGTCGACGCAGTCCTGATCTATGAACGGTTCAGACTCGCCTTCTCGAAGGGTGATTCCCCGGTCGGAATGCGCAGCTCCTGTCGGTCTCCGACCCGCTCGGCGAGCTTCCGCTTCAGATACTGTCTCGCCGTCGACGGTGTGAAGACGCCTTTGTCGAGCATGTCTCCGACGACATCTTTGAAGGCCGCGAACTGCCCCTGCAGGTGGCCGTCGCCGACCGGCTCGCCGTCGTACCAGCGCACCGTCGCGAGCGCGCCATTCCCGACCGTCTCCCCCTGTTTGACTGTCTCCGATTCGTACTGTAGGCCGAACCACAGCGTCCGGTAGGCGGTCACCTCGAACGTCGTCGACACCACGAAGAACGCCTCGTGGTGGAGGTAGTCGAGGTGGTCAGCGACGATCTCGTCGAGGGTAAGCCCGGTGGCACGGGGCTTCGGCTCGACGACCGTCGACGGTCGATCCTCGTCGGCGAGGTAGCCGTCGACGGCGTCTGCCTCAAGGCCATCGGCTAGTTCAGCCAGCAGCTGTTTCGCCCACTTGGAGTCGGTGTCGTCGCCACCGAACGGCGACTCAGCAGAGATTCGGTGCTTGAGCTTCAGGTTCGCTGCGCCCCACTGGCTGTAGTGGAGCGTGTACTGTCCGTCTGTACGTTCGTACGCAACAAGTGCGCGGTGGCCCATTGAACAATCACCTCGTAGGACGACCCACGACTGGATCGCCCCGCACCCCTCCCGGGGGATGAACAACGCTACTCGTCGATCGGCTCGGGGGAACTGAGGTCAGCGTGGAGGACTTCGCCGTCGCGAACGACGTACCGCTTTGCGAGGACCGGGAATCGACACTTCGTATACCCGGTCGTTTGGATGTCGAACTCTTCGTCAGCTTCGAGGTGGTCGGCGAGTTCTCGCAAGAACTCGTGGGTCACGATACCGCCCTCGTAGTCCGGGAGGCCGTTCTCCCGCGCCTCGTACACCTCGAAGTCATCGTACCCCCAGATGGTGAGCTCTCCCTCTTCGGTAACCTCCCAATCGAGCGTCCCGAAGCAGTAGCTCTCACAGAGCTCGCGGACTGCCTGCGGATCCGATACGATCGCGCCGGTCGACGTCGTCGCAGCTTGCAGTGTCGCCATATCTGGACTTCACGGGGTCGCCCCCGCACCCCTGTCGGGGGCGAAAAACAGACGCGAGAGGTGCCTCCTGAGGCGTGGCCGGCGCCTCCAGTTAGGAGTCTGCCTGGGCGCCCGCCCCGGCTCCGTCGCCCGGCCTCGTGAGAAGGCTCACCTCCTCTAGGAGGTCTCTCGCGGTCTCGACTCGCTCTCGATCCGCGGCGTCCAATCGGTCGACGTCGAGTCGGTTGAGATTGCTGAGTATACGATGCATCCGGTACCCTTGTTTGAACTCTTGCTCCATCGGAAGCGCCTCACCGCTCGCCGGCGCGGAACGACTTCCCATCGGGACTGCCGTCGGGCTTGCAGGAGATCACGGTATTAACCAACGAATCTCGACGCTACTCGCAGGGTGTTGGTTAATCGACGGCCAGCACTGGCCCTACGCGAGACTGGGGCCGTAGCGAGCCGAGCCACACACCCGGCACTCCCAGATCGGTTGTCCCGTCCACGCCGCATCCGGGACCGACTCGTGGGTCTTGAACCGATGGTCGGTCGCCCGTCCACAGTTTTGACAGTCGAGTTCCTGCGTCGTCGGTACCGACGAATCCTGTCGATCAGCCGCAGCCTCGCCAGTAGATTCGGTCAGCGCCATCGCTGGAACCAGCCACACCGCGTCGTCGGCGTCGTCGAGGATCGCGTCAAGACGCGACGCGTCGCGGATGCCGTCCCCACGTTGGTCGTAGAGCCGCGTTGGGGCCTGCTCCTGACGCTCCGACGCTTCCTGCCCGTGCCACCCAGTCCGGTCACGGGCGGCACTGAGAAGCCCCTCTCCCTCCGCTGACGACACCTGTACCGCGTCGGGAAGTGAGGGCCATTGCTCGGCCAGCTGGCGCGCCGGCGCCTCGTCGAGGTCGTAGATGAGCGTGTAGTCGTCGACGGCGGGCTCCGCCTGGTTGGCAGAGAGGAGGTTCGCCGCGGCGCCGCCCTTCGCCACGGCGCCGTAGAACGTAGTCGACTCGACGATTAGGTGGATGATGCCGAGGAACGTCGTCGACGCTGACTCGTTCGTACTAGCGGCGTCACTCTCGAGATGGTTAGTGAGACAGAACCGGCATTTCGTCTGCCCGTCTGGGACTGACGCCCCACAGGACCGACACTCCGTGTTTGATTCAGTCGCGTCGTTCGGATACCCTTTCTCGGTTGTGGCAACGCGCTGCCGATGGGCTGCACTGTCACCGCATTCGCTAAGTTTCTCATCCGGAATATGCGATGCTTCGCCGATTGGTCGGAGTTCTTCGAAGTCAGTGTAGTAGTCGTTCATCGATTGGCTCATAGATTCGTCCGTAATGGTACTTCAACCTGAGGGGTGGCAATCCTCCTTGACCGGTGTTGTATTCAGGGATGTCACTTCCGCTGAAGGTAACTAGCCCCTCGCACGGCAATTGGGGAAAATTGGTGGTAGTCCTCTATTGCACGCACATCGACCACGTTCCGTCTTCGTCAACTTCGAGAACGGCATCGAATAACGGTCGGAGGGTCTCAATCGTCTTCTCGTCACACGTTTCGGGATCTAGATGGAAGTGCGCTATCGCTCCTGCCAACGAGAGACGCCTCGTAAGGAGATGGAGGAATCTGAAGGCCCGATTAAGGTCTGTGGCTTCGAGAAGTTCTGTGAGTGAATGGAAGCAGACAACGGGTTGCTCATCGGTACTTCCCCACTCCGAAAGTTGTTCACTAATTCGTATTCCGAGTGTCGTCAGATCCGCGGGGTCGAGAACGGCGTCAACCTCTAGCCGTTCAGGTGGAAGCGCCCTCTTGGATGGCTGTGAGGCAGATGATCGTGCAAAGTCTCCAACATTGATGAGTGAGATGTGTGCAGGGGTCTCTTCCTCGAATTCCCATATGTTGAGGCGGTTCGTGCCTGGAGACTCGTACGTTACCCCGAGCAAGTTTGCGCGACTGGACGGGACGGCGGACAACAAGTCGTTGCATCCTTCATCTTCGGGGTGACTGCTGCTTGGCGCGAGAAACAGCACGTTTGTCTCTTGGTCAAGTTCTCTTGACCCAGCGTCCGATGCTCCTCGAATCGTTATCGTGCCATCGTTAGTAACTTCCACTACACACTCATCGTATTCGAACGACACCGAGAGATCTGTCTCCTCTGGCTTGTCGAACAGGGCGTTCAATGCGTCTACATCGATTACGCCTTGTAATGGCGTGAGTGCGGTCGGTTCAACACCTTTGAACCATGCCACTGCTCGAATCACTCCTGTACTCGGACGATCTCCGTAATTGAAGGATGGGGGGTTGGTCTCGTTGTTTGGTCCCATTGATAGTTACACCGTTGAGTACGATTCTCCCGCCGGGGCCTGTTCGGTGGACCGGAAACGTAATTTGGGGTAGTACATAGATTCCAATTCTCCCGGTTCAATAGGTCTTTTGACTTGTTTGCTTTTTCTGACCGGTCAGAGATTTCTATTCTATGAGTTTCCCCAGACCGGTCAGAATACCCTGTGGTAATGGGCGGTCTCATCAGCGATACCAAATTGGATATCCTCCGACAGCTACGTTCTGAACCACTTCACGGCTATGGGCTTGCCGCTGAACTGAACCTGAGCCATGGGTATATCTACACACATCTCGGCGAACTACAGGAGGCAGGGATGATCGAAGTAGCGGAGGAACGCGACGGGAAGAAGATCTATCGACTTACCCAGAACGGTCAGTATTTGGTGAAAGCCTTCGACGATTAACCAAGGTTTCAGAGCCTCCGCGCTACGCGGGGGCTGACTTCGAATCGTCGACCTCCTCTAGTTCGTTCCATCGTGTGCGTATCGTTACCGGCGTTGTCTCCGCCACCTCTGCGAGATCTGTTTGCGTGAAAAATTGTCCCTGCTCCCGAGCAGCCTTATAGAGGCAGGCCGCTGCGACACCTGTCGGTTGGCATCCGTTCGAGATAATCGTCGCTTCAGCGCCCTTTGCGAGTTCAAACGCCCGCTGTCGGACCGTGTCAGCGACGTCCAATTCTGACGCGAAGCGCGGAATGAACGACTGCGGCCTTCTCGGTGGGGTAGGGAGTCCTAATTCTGTATTCAGCGTTTTGTACGCGTTTCTCACTCGAGACAGTTCGACGCGTGCTGAATCAGCGACCTCGTCGAGTATCACTGGTCGATCGTTACAGCGGCAGGCCCCGTACACGCTAGCCGTGGCGATGGCCTCGATGGATCTGCCCCGAAGCAGGTCCTCGTTCTGGGCACTCCGGAAGAGCTGACACGCCTGGTCGCGGATCGAATCGGAGAGCTCGAGGGTACTCGCCAGACGGCGAACCTCGCCCAGCCCGTATGCGAGGTTGCGTTCAGCTTTCGACTGAAACCGCCCGCGCGTCTGTTCACGCCGCATCCGGGCGAGCCGGCGTCGCTTCTTTCCGGAGAGTTCATTCCCGTTCGTATCGGTCCCGCGCCCGATCTCCGTCGACAACCCCCGATCGTGCCGCGCTGCCGTCAACGGAGCGCCAGTCCGTTCACGCTCGTCTTCGTCGAACCCTCGCCACTCTGGTCCGTGGTCGATCCGCTGCTCGTCGACGACGAGCCCACACTCCTCGCAGACGGTTTCGACTGTATTAGTGGTGACTCGGCCGTCGCACTCGGGACACTGATTCGACCTCGTGTCGGTCTGGACGTCTTCGTCGAACGTCGTCTCGTAGATGTCTCTAGTTGCCATCGTTCTCACCGTGTTTCGGGAACTCGCCAGTACAGTGAGCCCCTCACCCATTGAGGGGACAATAAACTCAACGCAGGGTTGAGGTGCTGACACCGGCAGTAAGAGAGATCCTCAAATCAGATCGCTGTCTACAGTAAGAATTTGCTACTCAGGACATATGCCACTTTATTGTTTCAAGCCATTCGAGTCACCGAAGCAAATCCCAACATAATCGACTCGTGAAGTGTGTTCAGACAAGTGATACTAATCAGACGAGATCTCAAAGGCACTTTCAAGTGCTGCATCATTGGGTAGCCCGAAGTAGACAAATCGGTACTTGCCGGATTTTAATTCTTTGCAGACATAATATGGGCCGATTGAAAAACCGATTGGAGACACAGTGAACTCCCAAGTGAATCCATCACTTGGGTCGTGATCGACTGCTTGGGCATCTAGAAGCACATTACCTTTGGTCGAAAAAATGTGATCCCACTCACCATTATCTTTCTTTTGAATTGCGTAATGATCACGAGATCCAGTCCTCTGCGACTCGGAGGATATATTTTTCAAATGGATCGAGATATCCTGACCAAGATTGACTGATGCAGGCTCTATTTCCAATGAGAACTTTTCGGTCGTTCCTTTCTTGATTGTATATTTTTGATCCAGATCGGTAGTAAGCAGCGCCAAGTCACTATCACATTCTGGGGGTGTCTGTTGGGTCATGGTCTTCGTTTTCTGATTTGCTAACTGTTCCGCTTGGCTGAGACAGCCACCGAGTGTCGTGGCTCCGAGTGCAGTGAGAACTGTTCTGCGGCGCATAGGTACCGATACGAGCGTCACATACTTATGACTCGTCCAGGTTCAAACAACCGCTTTAGCTTGGCCAACACTGATTTTAGTTCGTATCGTGGATCTCAAATAAGGAGTGTTGAGCACAATATGCCAGGTGTATTTCCTTATCGGCCTTCGACACGGGTAGACGACCAAAATCCGAAACTAGTCGAAATTAATGACGATTCTGCCGAAAAAATATTCAAATCGTTATCTTCTGAATCGGCTCGTTCAATGTTTGATTTGCTCTATGAGGAACCGCAGACCGCGAGCGATATCGCAAAATCACTCGATATGTCGGTCCAAAACGCAAAGTATCACCTTGATAAGCTTGAGGAGGCTGGACTCATAGAAATTATTGATATCTGGTATTCAGATAGAGGGCGTGAAATGAATGTGTACGCACCGACTAGTAGTTCGATTATATTATTTGCCGGCAATTCGAACGAGAAGCGGTCTCTGCGCAAGATTCTCAAACAATCACTTGGAATCACTGGCATCCTTGGTATTGCGAGTTTCCTCTTTGGTTGGGTACTTAGTAACCTTAGGCCAGAAACAATCGTTGATACGGATACGGATCCCTCAAATCCTGTCTTGGTTGAGGGTGTCATACAACAGTTCACACACGTAGTTCTCCGCGGT contains:
- a CDS encoding DUF6735 family protein — encoded protein: MGHRALVAYERTDGQYTLHYSQWGAANLKLKHRISAESPFGGDDTDSKWAKQLLAELADGLEADAVDGYLADEDRPSTVVEPKPRATGLTLDEIVADHLDYLHHEAFFVVSTTFEVTAYRTLWFGLQYESETVKQGETVGNGALATVRWYDGEPVGDGHLQGQFAAFKDVVGDMLDKGVFTPSTARQYLKRKLAERVGDRQELRIPTGESPFEKASLNRS
- a CDS encoding DUF7504 family protein, translating into MGPNNETNPPSFNYGDRPSTGVIRAVAWFKGVEPTALTPLQGVIDVDALNALFDKPEETDLSVSFEYDECVVEVTNDGTITIRGASDAGSRELDQETNVLFLAPSSSHPEDEGCNDLLSAVPSSRANLLGVTYESPGTNRLNIWEFEEETPAHISLINVGDFARSSASQPSKRALPPERLEVDAVLDPADLTTLGIRISEQLSEWGSTDEQPVVCFHSLTELLEATDLNRAFRFLHLLTRRLSLAGAIAHFHLDPETCDEKTIETLRPLFDAVLEVDEDGTWSMCVQ
- a CDS encoding PadR family transcriptional regulator, with product MGGLISDTKLDILRQLRSEPLHGYGLAAELNLSHGYIYTHLGELQEAGMIEVAEERDGKKIYRLTQNGQYLVKAFDD
- a CDS encoding transcription initiation factor IIB; this translates as MGEGLTVLASSRNTVRTMATRDIYETTFDEDVQTDTRSNQCPECDGRVTTNTVETVCEECGLVVDEQRIDHGPEWRGFDEDERERTGAPLTAARHDRGLSTEIGRGTDTNGNELSGKKRRRLARMRREQTRGRFQSKAERNLAYGLGEVRRLASTLELSDSIRDQACQLFRSAQNEDLLRGRSIEAIATASVYGACRCNDRPVILDEVADSARVELSRVRNAYKTLNTELGLPTPPRRPQSFIPRFASELDVADTVRQRAFELAKGAEATIISNGCQPTGVAAACLYKAAREQGQFFTQTDLAEVAETTPVTIRTRWNELEEVDDSKSAPA
- a CDS encoding ArsR/SmtB family transcription factor, which gives rise to MANTDFSSYRGSQIRSVEHNMPGVFPYRPSTRVDDQNPKLVEINDDSAEKIFKSLSSESARSMFDLLYEEPQTASDIAKSLDMSVQNAKYHLDKLEEAGLIEIIDIWYSDRGREMNVYAPTSSSIILFAGNSNEKRSLRKILKQSLGITGILGIASFLFGWVLSNLRPETIVDTDTDPSNPVLVEGVIQQFTHVVLRGSESVSTGDLLTASERSERAGQGGPEGADAGFCRQKSEISGC